One genomic segment of Actinoplanes ianthinogenes includes these proteins:
- a CDS encoding alpha/beta fold hydrolase, with protein sequence MATFVLIHGAGDVGWYWHLVEAELRAHGHRTVAPDLPCDDDTAGLADYADAVVAAAGDHRDLIVVGQSLGGFVAPLVAARLPVDQLVLVAPMIPAPGEAPADHWTNTGYEPAGEFDDLFYQDVAPDLVAEATKRGRRQSETRLGEPSPLRAWPDVPTRVLLCRDDRLLPPDFVRRVARERLGVTPDEIDGGHTPALSHPRELAAYLMS encoded by the coding sequence ATGGCGACCTTCGTCCTGATTCATGGCGCCGGCGACGTCGGGTGGTATTGGCACCTGGTGGAGGCCGAGTTGCGGGCGCACGGCCACCGGACGGTGGCGCCGGACCTGCCCTGCGACGACGACACGGCGGGCCTGGCGGATTATGCGGATGCGGTGGTCGCGGCAGCCGGCGACCACCGGGACCTGATCGTTGTCGGACAGTCGCTCGGCGGGTTCGTCGCGCCGCTGGTCGCCGCCCGGCTGCCGGTCGATCAGCTCGTCCTGGTCGCCCCGATGATCCCGGCGCCGGGCGAGGCGCCCGCCGACCACTGGACGAACACGGGGTACGAGCCGGCCGGCGAGTTCGACGACCTGTTCTATCAGGACGTCGCGCCGGACCTGGTCGCGGAGGCGACGAAGCGCGGCCGCCGCCAGTCCGAGACCCGGCTGGGCGAGCCGTCCCCGCTGCGCGCCTGGCCGGACGTACCCACCCGGGTCCTGCTCTGCCGCGACGACCGGCTGCTGCCGCCGGACTTCGTGCGCCGGGTCGCCCGGGAGCGGCTCGGCGTCACGCCCGACGAGATCGATGGCGGTCACACGCCGGCGCTGAGCCACCCGCGCGAGCTGGCCGCCTACCTGATGTCATAG
- a CDS encoding response regulator, producing MDPISVLVADDHEPFRAGLRAVFALADDIVLVGEAPDGRGAVEAALRLQPDVVLMDLKMPGLDGIEATRQITTAAPHIGVVVLTMLEDDDSVFAALRAGARGYVLKGALRAQLVRAIRAAADGEALFGPAVARRIADYFAREPARPLAAFPQLTQRERDVLALVAQHRTNVEIARQLDLSPKTVGNHVSTIFAKLQVAGRAEAIIQAREAGLGR from the coding sequence ATGGACCCGATTAGCGTCCTGGTCGCCGACGACCACGAGCCGTTCCGAGCCGGCCTGCGCGCCGTGTTCGCGCTGGCCGACGACATCGTCCTGGTCGGCGAGGCGCCGGACGGGCGCGGCGCGGTCGAGGCGGCGCTGCGGCTGCAACCCGATGTGGTGCTGATGGACCTGAAGATGCCGGGCCTGGACGGCATCGAGGCCACCCGGCAGATCACCACGGCCGCCCCGCACATCGGCGTCGTGGTCCTGACCATGCTGGAGGACGACGACTCGGTCTTCGCCGCGCTGCGGGCCGGTGCCCGCGGTTACGTGCTCAAGGGCGCGCTGCGGGCGCAGCTGGTCCGTGCGATCCGGGCGGCCGCCGACGGCGAGGCGCTCTTCGGCCCGGCCGTCGCCCGCCGGATCGCCGACTACTTCGCCCGCGAGCCGGCCCGGCCGCTCGCCGCGTTTCCCCAGCTGACCCAGCGGGAGCGGGACGTGCTGGCGCTGGTCGCCCAGCACCGGACCAACGTGGAGATCGCCCGGCAGCTCGACCTGTCGCCGAAGACGGTCGGCAACCACGTCTCCACCATCTTCGCCAAGCTCCAGGTGGCCGGCCGCGCCGAGGCGATCATTCAGGCGCGCGAGGCGGGCCTGGGGAGGTGA